AGCGCGGCGGCAGCCATCGCCGACGACACGCCGATCTCTGCCTGACAGCCCCCCATCGCCGCGGAGATCGTCGCGCCCTTCTTGAAGAGGCACCCGACCTCCGACGCCACGAGCAGGAACCGCGCCATGCGATCGGGTGTCGACGCCGTCTGCCCGAAGACCACGTCGTACGCCAGCACCGCGGGCAGCACACCCGCCGCGCCGTTGGTCGGCGCCGTCACCACACGCCCGAAACACGCGTTCTCTTCGTTGACGGCGAGCGCGAACGCCGTCACCCAGTCGAGCGTCCATCCGAAGCCCGTCCCGCCGGCCGCGATCGCCGCAAACCACGCGTCGATCTCCGCCGCCGTTGTCGTCGCGCCCGACACGTGGTCGCCGGCCGGCAGATTCTGCGCTGAGAGGTCGCGCGTCCCCAGCAACCGCGCGTTGATATCCGCCGCACGGCGACGCACGTTCAGCCCGCCGGGCAACCGTCCCGGTGTGTGGCACCCGCGATACATGCACTCGCGCATCACGCGCCACACGCGCGCGATGAACGCGTCGGTGTCCGCCCGCGGCCGCCACGCCGCCTCGTTCTGCAGCACGACATCAGCGATCGATCCGCCCGTCGTCTCGCACCACCGCAGCAGATCCTCGGCGGTGTCGATCGGGAACGGCAGCGACACGCCGGATCCCGACGCGCCGTCGCGCCCCTGCCACGCCACGAAGCCACCGCCGATCGAGAAGCACACGATCTCGTCACGACGGCCATCCGTCCACTGACTCACGAAGCGCATGCCGTTGGGGTGTTCCGGCAACGACTCCTGCTCATGGAAGGTGACGGCCAGCGACGCCGTGTCGCTTGTCGCCAAGGTGAGCGTGTGCGTCTCCAGCGCGTGCCTGACGCGCGCCTGCACGTCCACCATGTCGCACGTCTCTGGATCGGCACCGAGCAGCCCCGCGACGACGGCGATGTCAGTACCGTGCCCACGCCCCGTCTTGGCGAGCGATCCGTACAGGTGCGCCTCGATCGCCTCCACGCCGGCGAGGCCCGACTCGGCAGTCCAGCGCGCCATGCACTGCTCCGCCGCGCGCCACGGCCCGAGCGTGTGCGAGCTCGACGGCCCTACGCCAATCTTGAAGATGTCGACGACGGACAGTCGCTCGTCAGCCATGGCAAGTCTGAACCTCTGTCATTCGCCATTCGGCATTCGTCATTCCAATGCCCTGCATTCCGGGCATCGCGCGATCGCGGCATCGCGGCATTTCAGGTCACTGCTCTGGCAGTGCTGCTTCGATTTCGTCGATCTCCGACAACGACAACCGCAGGTCCGCTGCGCCGACAACGCCATCGATCTGCGCCGCCGATCGGCCGCCGACGATCGCCCCGGTGACGACAGGTCGCCGCAGCACCCAGGCGATCGCCACTTCGCCGGGCGACCGCCCATGACGCGCGCCAATCGTGCGCAGCACTTCGACGAGCGCGAGGTTCCGGGACAACTGCGGCTCCTGGTACTCCTTGTTGGTGCGCCGCCAGTCGCCGGCGGGCAGCGACGCCACGCGCTCCCGCGTCATCGCTCCGGTGAGCAGTCCCGAGAGCATGGGACTGTACGTCAGCACGCCGATGTCGTGTGCCTCGCAGTACGGAAGGATCTCCGGCTCGATCGCGCGGCGCAGCATCGAGTACGGCGGTTGCAGCGACGCCACAGGCGCGATCGCTTCCGCCACGCCGAGGTCCGCCACCGTGAAGTTCGAGACACCGATGTGCCGCAGCTTGCCCTGCGCCTTCAGGTCCGCGAGCGTGCCCCATGCCTCCGCCACGCTGCCCGGCGACGGCCCCTCCTGCGCAGTCCACCGCGGCCAGTGCATCTGATAGAGGTCGATGGCGTCCACGCGCAGACGGCGCAGGCTGTCCTCGACTTCCCGTCTGATCGACGCCGCCGTGAGGTCGTGGTGCACGACGCGATCCGCGCCCCACACGAGCGTGCACTTGGTGAACACGTACGGGCGCTCGGACAACGGGATGTCGGCGAGCGCGCGCGCCACGACGTCCTCCGAGTGTCCGAGGCCATACGCAGGTGCCGTATCGACCCAGTTCATGCCGCGGCTCACCGCCTGTCGAATCGCCGCGATCGAGTCACCATCGTCCTGCGGGCCCCACCCGAAGCGCCATTCGCCGCCGATCGCCCACGCGCCGAAACCGATGGGCGTGATGTGCAGATCCGTCCTGCCGAGTTGTCGAGTATGCACGACGAGATTCTACGCCCGGTCAGCGAACGTACACGGAACGGCAAGCGCCGTCGTCAGGCGTTCGAGGTAGTCCGCCCGCGGGATCTCGCGCGCACCGAATTGCACGAGATGCGGCGTGATCCATTGCGTGTCGAGCAGGACGTACCCTCGCGCGCGCAGACGCTCGACCAGCGCGACGAGCGCGACCTTCGACGCATCGGTCACCGTGTGGAACATCGATTCGCCGAAGAACGCCCCGCCAATCGACACGCCGTACAATCCGCCGACCAGCACATCGTCCTGCCAGGTCTCCACCGAGTGCGCGTGGCCGAGCCTGTGGAGCGCCACGTAACTGCCGACGATGTCGTCGGTGATCCATGTCTCGTCTCGTGCGCTGCAGGCGCGCATGACGGCCTCGAACGCGGTGTCCACCCGCACGTCGAAGCGCGACTGCCGGACCACGCGCGCCAGGCGCGACGGGGCGTGGAACGTGTCGATGGGGATGACGCCGCGCGGGTCGGGCGAGAACCACTCGATGCGGCCTCGCCGGCCGGTGCCCATGGGGAACCAGCCGAGCGCATAGGCACGCAGGAGCAGGTCGGGGTCGATGGTCTGTCTGCCGCGCGCGCGCATGGGCCTGCACGCTACGATACCGTCGATGCGCCGGTTCGCAAGACTCCCACCTTGGATACCGCTGGCAGCGAGCGTCGTGGTCGTCCTCGCCGTGACGACAACGCCCTGGTCGGCGTACGTGGGGCATTCACACTGGGCGGACGTGGAATGGGTGCCGTTCACGCGAACGCTGCGCCCGCTCGATTTTCTGCTGAACGTGCTGTTGTTCGTCCCGTTCGGCGCCGCCGCAACGGCGTAGCCCACAACGGGCGAGCGCGCGCGCCCGACAACTGCACGCCTCGCCCTCGTGGTCTGCGCCGGCGTGGCGCTGTCACTCCTGGTGGAACTGTTCCAGGTCTACTGCCACAGCCGCTCGCCCACCATGACCAATGTGGTGAGCAACGGGCTGGGCACCTGGCTCGGTACGCGACCGATGCTACGCGTTGCGACGCCCATCGATGATGGTCCAGTTCGTGAGCGTGGCGTTCAGTCCATACGCATCGGCCGTGAAGTCGTCGAAGAACACAGGAGCCGCCTGCGCTGACGAAACACCCAGTGACAGCACGACAACGAGCGGTGCGAGTCGCTTCAACATTCAAATCTCCTTGAAGACCACACAAGACCAGCCGTCTGGCAGCCCTGACTACCGACGCCGCCTCAGCACGCGGATGATGCTCCGGAACGACCGGTCAGGGCAGGCAGAGCGCTTGCCTGCGCCTGTTGCCAGGGACAGGCTACCGCATCACGTCGCTGATCGGACGGCCGGCATATCCCGTCAATTCGACGTAGCCGCGCCCCTTCACGGGCCGGCCGGCGGCTTCACCCTCGAC
This genomic interval from Acidobacteriota bacterium contains the following:
- a CDS encoding aldo/keto reductase, translating into MHTRQLGRTDLHITPIGFGAWAIGGEWRFGWGPQDDGDSIAAIRQAVSRGMNWVDTAPAYGLGHSEDVVARALADIPLSERPYVFTKCTLVWGADRVVHHDLTAASIRREVEDSLRRLRVDAIDLYQMHWPRWTAQEGPSPGSVAEAWGTLADLKAQGKLRHIGVSNFTVADLGVAEAIAPVASLQPPYSMLRRAIEPEILPYCEAHDIGVLTYSPMLSGLLTGAMTRERVASLPAGDWRRTNKEYQEPQLSRNLALVEVLRTIGARHGRSPGEVAIAWVLRRPVVTGAIVGGRSAAQIDGVVGAADLRLSLSEIDEIEAALPEQ
- a CDS encoding L-serine ammonia-lyase, iron-sulfur-dependent, subunit alpha; translated protein: MADERLSVVDIFKIGVGPSSSHTLGPWRAAEQCMARWTAESGLAGVEAIEAHLYGSLAKTGRGHGTDIAVVAGLLGADPETCDMVDVQARVRHALETHTLTLATSDTASLAVTFHEQESLPEHPNGMRFVSQWTDGRRDEIVCFSIGGGFVAWQGRDGASGSGVSLPFPIDTAEDLLRWCETTGGSIADVVLQNEAAWRPRADTDAFIARVWRVMRECMYRGCHTPGRLPGGLNVRRRAADINARLLGTRDLSAQNLPAGDHVSGATTTAAEIDAWFAAIAAGGTGFGWTLDWVTAFALAVNEENACFGRVVTAPTNGAAGVLPAVLAYDVVFGQTASTPDRMARFLLVASEVGCLFKKGATISAAMGGCQAEIGVSSAMAAAALTEVNGGSPSQALMAAEIAMEHHLGLTCDPVGGLVQIPCIERNTMGAIKAITASQLALASDPAYARVSLDAVIHTMWTTALDMSAKYKETADGGLAVHIPLSLSEC
- a CDS encoding leucyl/phenylalanyl-tRNA--protein transferase, yielding MRARGRQTIDPDLLLRAYALGWFPMGTGRRGRIEWFSPDPRGVIPIDTFHAPSRLARVVRQSRFDVRVDTAFEAVMRACSARDETWITDDIVGSYVALHRLGHAHSVETWQDDVLVGGLYGVSIGGAFFGESMFHTVTDASKVALVALVERLRARGYVLLDTQWITPHLVQFGAREIPRADYLERLTTALAVPCTFADRA